A genomic segment from Methanolobus zinderi encodes:
- the tmk gene encoding dTMP kinase encodes MSSKGKLITLEGIDGSGKSTVAGRLASNPEFSDFVFTREPTGSWIGEAVDRAIHSDTDHLAELMLFAADHAEHISKLIRPSLDSGRHVISDRYSASRYAYQGMTLADRFDDPLDWVRNLHRDWTIEPDLTILFDVDPGTAVARCGSRGDKTKFEKIGFLEGVRANYLRLAKENPDSFVIIDAGKSIDETEAELIDIIHSFLKR; translated from the coding sequence ATGTCATCAAAGGGAAAACTCATAACTCTGGAAGGTATCGACGGTTCAGGTAAATCCACGGTTGCAGGTCGTCTGGCTTCAAATCCCGAATTTTCCGATTTTGTCTTTACAAGGGAACCCACCGGAAGCTGGATAGGCGAGGCTGTTGATCGTGCAATTCATTCGGACACGGACCATCTGGCAGAGCTTATGCTTTTCGCCGCTGACCATGCGGAGCATATATCAAAACTGATCAGGCCGTCACTGGACAGTGGCAGGCATGTCATATCCGATCGCTACTCAGCAAGTCGCTATGCATACCAGGGGATGACACTTGCCGACAGATTTGATGACCCGCTGGACTGGGTACGCAATTTACACAGGGACTGGACAATAGAACCTGATCTTACGATACTCTTCGACGTAGATCCCGGGACAGCGGTTGCAAGATGTGGCAGCAGAGGGGACAAGACCAAATTCGAGAAGATAGGTTTTCTGGAAGGTGTGCGTGCTAACTATCTGAGGCTTGCGAAAGAAAACCCTGATTCATTTGTTATAATTGATGCGGGGAAGAGTATAGATGAGACCGAAGCAGAGCTTATTGATATAATACATTCTTTTTTGAAGCGCTGA
- a CDS encoding PAS domain S-box protein has translation MIDSYIVQNSPIGIFVVDKNDSFTVFNRSMESICEVSADDIIGGGLDHVFSEHFPVWENELKELFQEAKSSLETVAEENIPFSDRGKELNLSSVTFFPVVDDSGFYDGMVCYVGEICEEGFREKGLLDEISGASKEVSVEKDIPVVIFRWSAEKGRPVLFVSDNISQVGYTKEELESGTIKYIDIVHPEDRKMLLADFESFETTDRVYFSDDYRLLNRSGDSFWVNEISLLKKKDDSSFIYDGIVIDKTDRKKAELSLKDERDRLERISSGMGLGLAVISRDFRTIWANDVLRDIFGDVENKLCYGAYNKRSKVCDGCAVREVFDKGLDRVVREQQGFDRNGNPMWSEIIATPIKDSDGNITAAMQVVIPVTKRKMRELELNENRARIESILRSAPVGIGVIKDGKFEDINDRCSEILGYSGEELTGRSIRSLFDIDDTYSDVEAVLKSGIKENGVGTIDTQAKRKDGRIIDVEISATPIYPENPSKAISFTVMDVTESKKNERELKKHTQELEQLNRLKDLFSDIIRHDLLNPAGTIKGYTEILEEMEDDENKLHLLKMIQDSNKRLIELIENASKYEKLNSIDEIDYFDEDLVAVFEEVVRDFGQALADKNIDVNLFSEGPCVYAVNPLVSEVFANLLSNAIKYGPEGERIDIAFHDNDNTCKVTISDQGDGILDEDKLFVFDRFKRLDKKGVKGTGLGLAIVKRIMELHGGSYGVEDNPEGKGSVFWVTFSKSCL, from the coding sequence ATGATTGATTCATATATTGTACAGAATTCCCCGATAGGGATATTTGTTGTAGATAAAAATGACAGCTTTACAGTCTTTAACAGGTCAATGGAGTCGATCTGCGAAGTCTCGGCAGATGATATTATAGGAGGGGGCCTGGATCATGTATTTTCCGAACACTTTCCTGTCTGGGAGAATGAGCTCAAAGAACTTTTCCAGGAAGCAAAATCTTCCCTTGAGACGGTCGCAGAGGAGAATATTCCCTTTTCAGATCGGGGAAAGGAGCTGAATTTGAGTTCGGTGACATTTTTTCCGGTAGTTGATGACTCGGGATTCTATGATGGTATGGTGTGCTATGTGGGGGAGATCTGTGAAGAAGGTTTCAGGGAAAAAGGTTTACTGGATGAGATATCAGGTGCCAGTAAAGAGGTATCTGTTGAAAAGGATATTCCTGTTGTCATTTTCAGGTGGTCTGCTGAAAAGGGAAGACCTGTGCTTTTCGTATCCGATAACATATCTCAGGTCGGTTATACAAAAGAAGAGCTGGAATCGGGGACTATAAAGTATATTGACATCGTACATCCGGAAGACAGGAAAATGCTGCTTGCGGATTTTGAGTCTTTTGAGACGACCGACAGGGTCTACTTTTCTGATGATTACAGGCTTTTGAACAGGTCAGGGGATAGCTTCTGGGTAAACGAGATATCCCTGCTTAAAAAGAAAGATGACAGCTCTTTCATATATGATGGTATTGTGATTGACAAAACTGACAGGAAAAAGGCAGAGCTCTCCCTGAAAGACGAACGTGATCGCCTCGAGAGAATAAGTTCCGGCATGGGACTTGGTCTTGCGGTAATCTCGCGTGATTTCCGTACCATATGGGCCAACGATGTGCTCAGGGATATATTCGGGGATGTCGAGAACAAGTTATGCTATGGGGCTTACAACAAAAGGTCAAAAGTTTGTGATGGGTGTGCCGTGAGGGAAGTTTTTGATAAGGGACTGGACAGGGTTGTAAGAGAACAGCAAGGCTTCGACAGGAATGGTAATCCAATGTGGTCGGAGATTATTGCAACACCAATAAAGGATAGTGATGGGAACATTACCGCCGCAATGCAGGTAGTTATACCTGTTACGAAAAGAAAAATGAGAGAACTGGAACTCAATGAGAACAGAGCAAGGATCGAAAGTATACTCCGATCGGCACCTGTGGGGATCGGAGTAATAAAAGACGGAAAGTTCGAAGATATTAATGACAGGTGTTCCGAGATACTCGGTTACTCAGGGGAGGAGCTCACAGGCCGGAGCATACGTTCTCTTTTCGACATAGATGATACCTACAGCGATGTGGAAGCTGTCCTGAAATCGGGGATAAAAGAAAACGGCGTGGGAACTATAGATACACAGGCAAAGAGGAAGGATGGCAGGATAATAGATGTTGAGATCAGTGCCACCCCGATCTATCCGGAAAATCCTTCAAAAGCCATCAGCTTCACGGTTATGGATGTAACAGAGAGCAAGAAAAATGAGAGGGAACTTAAAAAACATACTCAGGAGCTCGAACAGCTTAATCGTCTCAAGGACCTTTTCTCTGATATTATTCGCCATGACCTCTTAAATCCTGCAGGAACCATCAAGGGCTATACGGAAATACTGGAGGAGATGGAGGATGACGAGAACAAGCTTCATCTCTTAAAGATGATACAGGACAGTAATAAAAGACTCATCGAGCTTATTGAGAATGCTTCCAAATATGAGAAACTGAATTCTATTGATGAGATCGATTATTTCGACGAAGATCTTGTTGCTGTCTTTGAAGAAGTTGTCAGGGACTTCGGGCAGGCTCTTGCAGACAAAAATATAGATGTTAATCTGTTTTCAGAAGGGCCCTGTGTCTATGCCGTAAATCCTCTGGTGAGTGAGGTTTTTGCTAACCTGCTGTCCAATGCCATCAAGTACGGTCCGGAAGGCGAAAGGATAGATATTGCTTTTCATGATAATGACAATACATGCAAAGTCACCATTAGCGATCAGGGGGACGGTATCCTGGATGAGGATAAGTTATTTGTCTTCGATCGTTTTAAGCGTCTCGATAAAAAGGGTGTCAAGGGCACTGGTCTGGGACTTGCAATCGTTAAGCGTATTATGGAACTTCATGGTGGAAGTTACGGGGTTGAGGACAACCCTGAAGGAAAAGGTAGTGTTTTCTGGGTCACATTCAGCAAAAGCTGCCTGTAA
- a CDS encoding HisA/HisF-related TIM barrel protein, producing the protein MFRILLVLDIFNRTVVHAQGGNRHEYKAIHFSSRICNSSDPIKVVETIKPREVYIADLNLLEDIGKREKNFEVMEDIAKKSRTMVDPGISSPSETDDILEIVQTVVLGTETASLETIREVAAAHPGRVVVSIDKKNGKILSSDPDMPDDPFEIVRILNDLDLQDIIILDLDRVGTSSGVDSQFLSKIVSISDHNVLLGGGVRNKEDIETLERIGIKGALVATALHNGSIPPEMVQ; encoded by the coding sequence ATGTTTCGTATCCTCTTAGTTCTTGATATTTTTAACAGGACAGTTGTGCACGCACAGGGTGGAAACAGGCATGAATATAAGGCCATCCACTTTTCCAGCCGCATATGCAACAGTTCGGATCCTATTAAGGTAGTTGAAACTATAAAACCCCGTGAAGTATACATTGCCGATCTTAACCTGCTTGAGGATATCGGCAAGAGGGAAAAGAACTTCGAAGTCATGGAAGACATCGCCAAAAAATCCAGGACCATGGTGGACCCCGGGATCAGCTCACCGTCAGAAACGGATGACATCCTGGAGATCGTGCAGACAGTGGTACTTGGAACCGAAACAGCCTCACTTGAAACTATCAGGGAAGTAGCCGCCGCACATCCCGGACGCGTGGTGGTAAGCATTGATAAGAAAAATGGAAAGATACTCAGCAGCGACCCTGATATGCCGGACGATCCCTTTGAGATCGTGAGGATACTCAATGATCTTGATCTGCAGGATATAATAATACTTGACCTTGACAGGGTCGGTACGTCAAGTGGTGTGGATTCACAATTCTTAAGTAAAATAGTTTCCATCTCAGACCACAATGTGCTTCTTGGCGGGGGAGTCCGCAATAAAGAGGATATTGAGACACTCGAGCGGATCGGTATTAAAGGAGCCCTTGTGGCAACAGCACTTCATAACGGATCCATCCCCCCGGAAATGGTACAATAG
- a CDS encoding (5-formylfuran-3-yl)methyl phosphate synthase, which produces MKLLVSPISPEEAIAAHQGGADIIDVKNPKEGSLGANFPWVIKSVKDAIDSRKPISATIGDFNFKPGTASLAALGAAVAGAHYIKVGLYDVQTEEQALEMLTNITKSVKDLDPDKKVVVSGYSDYKRINSISLHLLPAIGAQAGVDVVMVDTGIKDGRSTFEFMDEDELTRFTGAIREQGLESALAGTLKFEDLPVLRRINPDIIGVRGMVCGGDRTSCIQEELVVKLKNEM; this is translated from the coding sequence ATGAAATTACTCGTCAGTCCCATTAGCCCTGAAGAGGCAATCGCAGCACACCAAGGTGGTGCTGACATTATTGATGTTAAAAACCCCAAAGAAGGCTCACTGGGTGCCAATTTTCCCTGGGTTATTAAGTCTGTGAAGGACGCTATTGATTCCCGCAAACCCATCAGTGCGACCATCGGGGACTTCAACTTTAAGCCGGGTACCGCATCCCTTGCGGCCCTGGGTGCTGCCGTTGCCGGTGCGCACTACATCAAGGTTGGTCTCTATGATGTGCAGACAGAGGAACAGGCACTTGAGATGCTGACCAATATAACAAAGTCGGTCAAGGATCTGGATCCCGATAAGAAAGTTGTTGTATCAGGCTATTCCGATTACAAGAGGATCAATTCTATCTCCCTGCACCTGCTTCCGGCAATAGGTGCACAGGCAGGCGTGGATGTTGTAATGGTCGATACCGGTATCAAGGACGGTCGCTCAACCTTTGAGTTCATGGACGAAGATGAGCTCACCCGTTTCACAGGTGCCATCCGTGAGCAGGGCCTTGAATCCGCACTTGCAGGCACGCTGAAGTTCGAGGACCTTCCGGTGCTCAGACGCATCAATCCCGATATTATCGGTGTGCGCGGCATGGTATGCGGAGGCGACAGGACTTCCTGCATTCAGGAAGAACTGGTTGTCAAGCTGAAAAATGAGATGTGA
- a CDS encoding CDC48 family AAA ATPase has product MTEEITVNVGQAYPRDVGRGIARLDKDLMQSIGVISGDIVEIGNKEKCYAIVWPGYLDDAGKKIVRIDGNLRTNARVGIDDWVTVRKVSVNEADRVVLAPTRETHLVGGARFILRILEGRPITKGQTIRVETVNNPISFVVMTTKPSGPVIVSRNTQIQLRENTVVQEGVAGQITYEDIGGLKRELGLVREMIELPLKHPELFEKLSIDPPKGVLLFGPPGTGKTMIARAVASETDANFVSVSGPEIVSKYYGESEQKLREIFEEAEKNAPSIVFIDEIDSIAPKRDEVVGEMERRVVAQLLSLMDGLTSRGKVIVIAATNRPNSIDEALRRGGRFDREIEVGIPDADGRLQILFVHTRGMPLEDDIDLEEVAGMTHGFVGADVSSLCKEAAMHALRRLLPDLKIDDVEDEIPPEFMEKLIVTRKDFDEALKNIEPSAMREVFVEVPSVKWEDIGGLDNAKQELAESVEWPLKFPEIFDAVRTRPPRGIMLFGPPGTGKTMLAKAVATESEANFISIKGPELLSKYIGESERAVRETFRKAKQAAPTVIFFDEIDAMASERGSSTDAHASERVVSQILTEIDGVEELKDVVIVAATNRPDIVGPALLRPGRFDRLIYVSAPDKKGREIIFGIHLKDKPLADDVDVHELSDMTDGYVGADIEAICREASMLALRELITPGISREEIKSRLADIKISSEHFLKAIKRVKPTTSRSAMSFYEQASEAFARYAANDEEKMPDLDAGTGYQ; this is encoded by the coding sequence TTGACCGAAGAGATTACCGTCAATGTGGGACAGGCATATCCGCGTGATGTCGGCAGGGGCATTGCGAGGCTCGATAAGGACCTCATGCAGAGCATAGGGGTTATCAGCGGCGATATCGTTGAGATCGGGAACAAGGAGAAGTGTTATGCAATTGTCTGGCCCGGCTACCTGGACGATGCAGGTAAGAAGATAGTCAGGATAGACGGAAATCTCAGGACCAATGCCAGGGTGGGTATAGATGACTGGGTAACTGTCAGAAAGGTTTCGGTAAACGAGGCTGACAGGGTTGTCCTGGCACCCACAAGGGAGACCCATCTTGTCGGAGGCGCACGTTTTATTCTCAGGATACTCGAGGGTCGTCCCATTACAAAAGGACAGACCATCAGGGTTGAGACGGTCAATAATCCCATTTCTTTCGTAGTAATGACAACAAAGCCATCCGGTCCCGTGATAGTCAGCAGGAACACCCAGATACAGCTCAGGGAAAATACTGTGGTGCAGGAAGGTGTTGCGGGGCAGATCACCTATGAGGATATAGGTGGTCTCAAACGTGAGCTAGGGCTTGTGAGAGAGATGATCGAGCTGCCTCTCAAGCACCCGGAACTGTTCGAGAAGCTTTCCATCGATCCGCCAAAAGGTGTTCTGCTCTTCGGTCCTCCTGGGACGGGTAAGACCATGATCGCAAGGGCGGTTGCAAGCGAGACAGATGCCAATTTTGTATCGGTAAGCGGCCCTGAGATCGTGTCAAAGTACTATGGGGAAAGCGAGCAGAAACTCAGGGAGATATTCGAGGAAGCCGAAAAGAACGCTCCTTCCATCGTGTTTATCGATGAGATCGACTCCATAGCCCCCAAACGTGACGAGGTCGTGGGTGAGATGGAACGCAGGGTGGTCGCACAATTACTTTCTCTTATGGACGGGCTTACCTCCAGAGGCAAGGTTATCGTGATAGCCGCTACCAACCGCCCCAATTCCATAGATGAGGCTCTGCGCAGGGGCGGCAGGTTCGACAGGGAAATTGAGGTCGGCATACCTGATGCGGATGGCAGGCTGCAGATTCTCTTTGTGCATACTCGTGGCATGCCACTGGAGGATGATATTGACCTCGAGGAAGTTGCGGGGATGACCCATGGTTTTGTGGGTGCTGACGTATCTTCCCTGTGTAAGGAAGCAGCAATGCATGCTCTCAGGCGTTTGCTCCCGGATCTTAAGATCGATGATGTGGAGGATGAGATTCCACCGGAGTTCATGGAAAAGCTCATAGTCACAAGGAAGGACTTCGATGAGGCACTTAAGAACATCGAGCCTTCAGCAATGCGTGAGGTGTTCGTAGAAGTACCGTCTGTAAAATGGGAAGATATAGGCGGGCTGGACAATGCCAAGCAGGAGCTGGCAGAGTCCGTGGAATGGCCGCTGAAGTTCCCGGAGATATTTGATGCCGTGCGTACAAGACCACCAAGAGGTATCATGCTCTTTGGTCCGCCTGGTACGGGTAAGACCATGCTTGCAAAGGCAGTGGCAACCGAAAGTGAAGCTAATTTTATCAGTATCAAGGGTCCCGAGCTGCTCAGCAAGTATATCGGGGAGTCCGAACGTGCGGTGCGTGAGACCTTCCGCAAGGCAAAGCAGGCAGCTCCCACTGTGATATTCTTTGATGAGATCGATGCCATGGCATCTGAGCGTGGCTCAAGCACCGATGCCCATGCAAGCGAACGGGTGGTAAGCCAGATCCTCACCGAGATCGATGGTGTGGAAGAGCTTAAGGACGTGGTCATAGTGGCAGCTACCAACAGGCCGGACATCGTGGGCCCCGCCCTGCTGCGTCCGGGTCGCTTTGACAGGCTGATCTATGTAAGTGCACCTGACAAGAAGGGAAGGGAGATTATTTTTGGCATACACCTTAAGGATAAGCCGCTTGCAGATGATGTGGATGTCCATGAGCTTTCGGATATGACAGACGGCTATGTGGGTGCTGATATCGAGGCGATCTGCCGTGAGGCCTCCATGCTGGCACTGCGTGAGCTTATCACGCCCGGGATCAGCCGGGAAGAGATCAAGTCCAGGCTGGCAGACATAAAAATAAGCTCAGAACATTTCCTCAAGGCCATAAAACGTGTTAAACCTACAACTTCCCGCTCGGCCATGAGCTTCTATGAGCAGGCATCCGAGGCGTTTGCAAGATATGCGGCAAACGATGAGGAAAAAATGCCTGATCTGGATGCAGGTACAGGCTATCAGTGA
- a CDS encoding methyl-accepting chemotaxis protein, whose protein sequence is MAISTYVIVDKVTEQEIESAKVQTESMAQSYAYKYDGDIYSNKLLAETLAGTMENYESSDREEVNAILKSTLEENPGLLGTYVAYETNAFDGNDADFVNTEGHDSTGRFIPYWSKIDGSVALDPLAGYETDDYYQLPKSLKDDVILEPFMYDGTMMISYVSPIMKDNRFVGIAGVDVALDYIDDEVSRITVFDTGYAFMVSNSGVFMSHPTEKEWIGTKSLSEFNNPKMDQMAEDIRNGAGGRIEGVTDPTTGKTVNMVYQPVETSDFGFVLMVPEEEIVAGAVALRNQLIAISAVGIIAMAGIAFIIARSITKPINDIVSDFKQISEDMLNGRLDTRADTNVGIDFEAIPRGLNEIMRTLTEIISSVSTNARNVAVTSEEMSASIEQITAATNQISQTVGDISEGSHNQSYKTEEVARAMTDMTNNVQEIASNAQKAAESATSTSDFIKNVGHQSENMLTQMNAIRQSTGSSAVAIRELDAKSKQIEEIVNLITNIADQTNLLALNAAIEAARAGEHGKGFAVVADEVRKLAEDSGNAASQIAELILEIQSSTGIAVDSMEEGTKTVESGANALKETVEAVLSIVEESSKVAIMAQNIAAAAQEQSASIEEITASVDEVASISQNAASGTEETSAAVEQQSASMQELATNSQELAGMAAAMQEMVEKFVLSQEELDIQPDMLPEPKNMKGL, encoded by the coding sequence ATGGCCATAAGCACGTATGTGATTGTCGACAAAGTGACCGAGCAAGAAATTGAATCAGCAAAGGTCCAGACCGAAAGCATGGCCCAGAGTTATGCCTACAAATATGACGGTGATATATATTCGAACAAACTGCTTGCAGAAACCCTGGCAGGCACCATGGAGAATTACGAAAGCAGTGATCGGGAAGAAGTGAATGCAATACTTAAGAGCACACTTGAAGAGAATCCCGGTTTGCTGGGTACCTATGTGGCGTATGAGACCAATGCCTTTGATGGTAATGATGCGGATTTTGTAAACACGGAAGGACATGACAGCACAGGAAGATTCATACCCTACTGGAGCAAGATCGATGGATCCGTAGCCCTTGATCCTCTTGCAGGATATGAGACAGATGATTATTACCAGTTGCCCAAATCCCTGAAAGATGATGTTATACTGGAGCCTTTCATGTATGACGGTACCATGATGATCAGTTATGTATCACCAATAATGAAGGACAATCGCTTTGTGGGAATAGCGGGAGTGGATGTAGCTCTTGATTATATAGACGATGAAGTGTCCCGAATAACAGTATTTGATACAGGTTATGCATTCATGGTAAGTAATTCCGGCGTTTTCATGTCTCATCCTACTGAAAAAGAATGGATAGGAACAAAATCCCTCTCCGAATTCAATAATCCGAAAATGGACCAAATGGCAGAGGATATAAGAAACGGAGCAGGAGGACGTATAGAAGGAGTTACTGATCCTACAACCGGCAAGACGGTGAACATGGTATACCAGCCTGTGGAAACTTCCGATTTCGGTTTTGTCCTTATGGTCCCTGAAGAAGAGATAGTTGCCGGAGCAGTGGCCCTGAGAAACCAGCTTATAGCAATATCAGCCGTCGGTATTATTGCCATGGCAGGAATTGCTTTTATTATAGCAAGATCGATAACAAAACCAATCAACGATATTGTTTCGGATTTCAAACAGATATCAGAGGATATGCTCAACGGAAGACTCGATACGAGGGCAGATACCAATGTGGGAATTGATTTTGAAGCTATCCCGAGAGGCCTGAACGAGATCATGAGAACGCTTACAGAAATCATAAGCTCGGTGAGTACAAATGCCCGGAACGTAGCGGTAACCTCTGAAGAGATGTCCGCATCAATCGAGCAGATCACAGCTGCTACTAACCAGATATCCCAGACTGTGGGCGATATTTCCGAAGGATCCCATAACCAGTCCTATAAGACCGAGGAAGTCGCAAGGGCAATGACCGACATGACCAATAATGTCCAGGAAATTGCCAGCAATGCTCAAAAGGCAGCAGAATCAGCAACTTCAACAAGTGATTTTATCAAAAATGTTGGTCATCAGTCTGAAAACATGCTGACCCAGATGAATGCGATCAGGCAATCAACAGGCAGTTCGGCAGTTGCGATCAGGGAACTTGATGCCAAATCAAAGCAGATCGAAGAAATTGTCAACCTGATTACCAACATTGCAGACCAGACAAATCTGCTTGCACTCAACGCCGCAATTGAGGCTGCAAGGGCGGGAGAGCATGGGAAAGGTTTTGCTGTAGTCGCAGATGAGGTCAGAAAACTTGCAGAGGATTCCGGCAATGCAGCAAGCCAGATCGCTGAACTTATCCTTGAGATCCAGTCCAGCACAGGCATAGCAGTAGATTCCATGGAAGAAGGCACTAAAACCGTAGAATCCGGTGCAAATGCCCTGAAAGAAACTGTTGAAGCCGTCCTTAGTATTGTAGAGGAGAGCAGTAAAGTGGCCATTATGGCACAGAACATAGCAGCCGCTGCACAGGAACAATCCGCATCAATCGAGGAGATCACAGCATCCGTGGATGAGGTAGCTTCTATCTCCCAGAATGCTGCTTCCGGAACTGAGGAAACATCCGCAGCCGTGGAACAACAAAGCGCCTCCATGCAGGAGCTTGCCACAAATTCCCAGGAACTTGCCGGTATGGCAGCAGCCATGCAGGAAATGGTAGAGAAGTTCGTGCTCTCACAGGAGGAACTGGACATCCAGCCGGATATGCTTCCGGAGCCAAAGAACATGAAAGGACTTTGA
- a CDS encoding RNA ligase partner protein — MLRQRFVLDTTALTDLQAREKMGIESMCGGMRKILELIASARLQLGISCYVPFPSVYTEMQEFAQNNVCDQDVIAKIDTWLVKKAPDRYNVQIPSKVFHEYVSYMRERINKGMTIAEENIWDSSTECLFITTKANDKKDIDADIERKVIGGYIGKFRNKYRSAMRYGILDSAPDIDVLILAKELDAAVVASDFGIQKWAEELGVRFVPASTFPMILREYLEHASEANIIPIEDSEV; from the coding sequence ATGTTAAGACAGCGTTTTGTTCTGGATACCACCGCATTGACCGACCTGCAGGCAAGGGAGAAAATGGGCATTGAAAGTATGTGTGGCGGGATGCGTAAGATTCTGGAGCTGATAGCTTCAGCAAGGCTGCAGCTTGGTATAAGTTGTTATGTGCCTTTTCCATCGGTGTATACTGAAATGCAGGAATTCGCACAGAACAATGTTTGTGATCAGGATGTGATCGCAAAGATCGATACATGGCTCGTGAAAAAAGCCCCTGACAGATATAACGTGCAGATCCCCTCAAAAGTCTTCCATGAGTACGTGTCCTACATGCGTGAACGTATAAACAAGGGGATGACAATAGCAGAAGAAAACATATGGGATTCTTCCACGGAATGCCTGTTCATAACAACAAAAGCCAATGACAAAAAGGACATAGATGCTGATATCGAAAGGAAGGTTATCGGGGGTTATATCGGTAAGTTCAGGAACAAGTATCGTTCTGCCATGCGCTATGGCATACTTGACAGTGCTCCTGATATTGATGTTCTCATCCTTGCAAAGGAGCTTGACGCTGCGGTGGTTGCAAGTGATTTCGGAATTCAGAAATGGGCTGAGGAACTCGGGGTACGCTTTGTTCCGGCAAGCACCTTCCCTATGATACTGCGGGAATATCTGGAACATGCTTCCGAAGCAAACATCATTCCCATCGAGGACTCGGAAGTTTAA
- a CDS encoding methionine adenosyltransferase, with protein sequence MRNITVEEFRASCAAAQQLEIVERKGMGHPDSICDAVMDNISVRLSEEYLQEFGEILHHNIDKCLLVAGEVTGIFGGGMVTHPMLLVIGDRATFSAEGKDIDVNSIAVDTAGRWFDENLRFVEPEFLDYQVELKPGSAELTDIFRRKEKMLGSNDTSAAVGYAPLSFTEKMVLDTEKYLNSPDFKEKYPESGEDIKVMGVRKDSDLDLTVAMPVVDRFLDSEEHYFRVKEDLTDAINTFIADYVEENKVSMDVTFSLNNLDMPGRGMNGIYTTVTGTSAEDADCGQVGRGNRVNGIIPLNRPVSSEAAAGKNPVSHVGKIYNALSHRIADRIYTAVPDVEEAYVWLLSDIGAPIDRPKVAAAQIIMKKGSVESVQDEVTEVIDRELENIGEFTMELARGMVPLY encoded by the coding sequence TTGAGAAACATAACAGTAGAGGAATTCAGGGCAAGCTGTGCGGCAGCACAACAGCTTGAGATAGTGGAACGGAAAGGTATGGGGCATCCTGACAGTATTTGTGATGCTGTAATGGACAACATATCAGTAAGACTCTCTGAGGAATATCTGCAGGAATTCGGGGAAATACTGCATCATAATATCGATAAATGCCTGCTCGTGGCAGGTGAAGTAACAGGTATCTTTGGTGGTGGCATGGTAACCCATCCCATGTTGCTTGTTATCGGGGACCGCGCCACGTTCTCGGCAGAGGGAAAGGATATCGATGTCAACAGTATAGCCGTTGATACCGCAGGCCGGTGGTTTGATGAGAACCTGCGATTCGTGGAACCCGAATTCCTGGACTACCAGGTGGAACTGAAACCGGGTTCTGCAGAACTGACCGATATTTTCAGAAGGAAGGAGAAAATGCTGGGCTCCAACGATACTTCCGCAGCTGTTGGCTATGCTCCTCTTTCTTTCACCGAGAAAATGGTTCTGGATACTGAAAAGTACCTGAATTCTCCTGATTTCAAGGAGAAATATCCCGAGTCCGGGGAGGACATCAAGGTAATGGGTGTGAGAAAAGACAGTGACCTTGACCTGACAGTGGCAATGCCTGTGGTCGATCGTTTTCTTGATTCTGAGGAGCACTATTTCCGTGTGAAGGAAGACCTCACAGACGCTATCAATACTTTCATAGCCGATTATGTGGAGGAAAACAAGGTTTCTATGGACGTGACTTTCTCGCTTAACAATCTTGACATGCCGGGTCGTGGAATGAACGGGATATATACCACCGTCACAGGTACATCAGCAGAAGACGCCGATTGCGGACAGGTGGGCCGTGGTAACAGGGTAAACGGAATAATCCCTCTGAACCGTCCCGTGAGCAGCGAGGCTGCTGCGGGAAAGAACCCGGTGAGCCATGTGGGTAAGATATACAATGCTCTCTCGCATCGCATAGCCGACAGGATATACACAGCCGTTCCCGATGTGGAGGAGGCATATGTCTGGCTTTTGAGCGATATCGGCGCTCCTATAGACCGACCCAAGGTGGCTGCTGCACAGATCATAATGAAAAAGGGTAGCGTGGAATCCGTACAGGACGAAGTTACCGAAGTAATAGACAGGGAACTGGAGAATATAGGTGAGTTTACAATGGAACTTGCCAGGGGAATGGTACCCCTCTACTGA